The nucleotide window GAATCCCAATCCCAACTGACCCAGATAGCATACAGTGAAGCAGATGCTGAATTATTTCCATTATATCCCAGCCCAGAGGGAAAGATCTGATGTGAACAAAAGAAAGAATCTCATGGTTGAATGCTCACAAGACATGTGACATTGGTTTAAGTTGAATCGACTGTGAACGAATGGGCAGCTGGGAAAGAAGCGATTGTTGAATCAATTTCAAGTGGGAAGGAAGGTGGTATCGTATTTAATAGAAATGGCTGCTTTACACGTCCCTGGATCTGGATAGGAAAAGCAATTGAAGAGGGACTCTGTTGTGCTTGGTCAGCCACTACCTAAAGAAGTTCTTTCTTCTTCTGTCTTAGGTAAGTTTAAGCTAGAGGACAGAGTCATGAAAGGATACTTTTTAGCACCGAAATCCTATTTCTACATCTCAATAGATAGCACCAATGTTCTCAAGTACAAGGGACCAGCGAAAAACCAGGTCTATCCAGAATGGTTTGAGTTACAGTACGCGGACCCATCTCGTACAGAACTGGTACCGGTGGAAGCCAACTTCCGGATTGATTGGCACACTCTTAACATCATCAAGAAGGACACATTTGTCAGGCTTGGGATTAAGCATGGGGCCAAGAGGATACCAGTATATCACAGAGATGTCTGGGTGGATACTGATCCAATTGATATCATAGACTTGTCTAGCCTAGATCACATtggaaaacaaataatcaaatcacTAAGGAATGATGTTCAACAACTACAGACTGAAAATC belongs to Mangifera indica cultivar Alphonso chromosome 2, CATAS_Mindica_2.1, whole genome shotgun sequence and includes:
- the LOC123208468 gene encoding DNA polymerase-like, producing MKGYFLAPKSYFYISIDSTNVLKYKGPAKNQVYPEWFELQYADPSRTELVPVEANFRIDWHTLNIIKKDTFVRLGIKHGAKRIPVYHRDVWVDTDPIDIIDLSSLDHIGKQIIKSLRNDVQQLQTENQILNEKLSQKEREIAERYKEMKSQFDAKKNTD